The following proteins are encoded in a genomic region of Montipora foliosa isolate CH-2021 chromosome 10, ASM3666993v2, whole genome shotgun sequence:
- the LOC137974017 gene encoding inactive pancreatic lipase-related protein 1-like isoform X1, translated as MAVANCNTVVFVFLTLVTMGQGFLQGFFQRSVCYTKYGCFKNTADPWRLPQSPSKINTAFYLFTRQNREIPQTIDDENKNKLAASNYNILRHETIFVVHGFKESVAASPWMKPMKDALLDAVDCNVILVDWSKGAATFYFQAAENTRLIGRQIAVLAMFLMSQNNGGPSLGERFYIVGFSLGAHVAGYAGSYLKEHRVTLGRITGLDPAGPHFNKAKKEYRLDKNDATFVDVIHTDAGFAGTTLNMGDADFYPNGGHKQPGCPFVNIQDLGDTLACDHMRAPDYYIATVKGPCHWIAYPCDSYKNFQNGKCLQCQPDGCSRMGYYADPSKSGKFYLNTNKKKPFCDKRP; from the exons ggttTCTTCAAGGGTTTTTTCAACGTTCAGTCTGTTACACCAAGTATGGTTGTTTCAAGAACACTGCAGATCCTTGGCGGTTGCCACAGAGCCCGTCTAAGATAAATACAGCGTTTTACCTGTTCACAAGGCAAAACCGGGAAATCCCTCAAACTATTGacgatgaaaacaaaaataagctgGCCGCTTCTAATTACAACATCCTGCGCCATGAAACAATTTTCGTTGTTCATGGGTTTAAag AGAGTGTCGCCGCCAGTCCATGGATGAAGCCAATGAAGGACGCGTTACTAGATGCGGTAGACTGCAATGTGATTTTGGTTGACTGGTCTAAGGGTGCAGCTACATTTTATTTCCAAGCGGCGGAAAACACTCGGCTCATTGGTAGACAGATTGCTGTTCTTGCAATGTTCCTGATGTCCCAGAACAATGGTGGTCCCAGTTTGGGAGAGCGTTTCTATATCGTGGGCTTTAGCCTTGGGGCGCATGTTGCTGGATATGCTGGGAGTTATTTGAAAGAGCATCGTGTTACACTTGGTCGAATAACTG GTTTAGATCCCGCTGGCCCGCATTTTAACAAGGCGAAGAAAGAGTATCGCCTGGACAAAAATGATGCGACATTTGTGGACGTCATACACACTGATGCGGGGTTTGCTGGCACCACTTTGAACATGGGTGACGCCGATTTTTACCCGAATGGTGGTCATAAACAGCCTGGCTGTCCATTCGTCAATATTCAAG ATCTTGGGGATACTTTAGCGTGTGACCACATGAGAGCTCCTGATTACTACATTGCCACTGTGAAAGGACCATGCCACTGGATAGCGTATCCATGCGACAGTTACAAAAACTTTCAGAATGGGAAGTGTTTGCAGTGTCAACCAGACGGATGCTCGCGTATGGGATACTATGCAGATCCGAGTAAAAGTGGGAAATTCTACTtaaacacaaacaaaaagaaacctTTTTGCG ataaaAGGCCATAG
- the LOC137974017 gene encoding inactive pancreatic lipase-related protein 1-like isoform X2, translating into MAVANCNTVVFVFLTLVTMGQGFFQRSVCYTKYGCFKNTADPWRLPQSPSKINTAFYLFTRQNREIPQTIDDENKNKLAASNYNILRHETIFVVHGFKESVAASPWMKPMKDALLDAVDCNVILVDWSKGAATFYFQAAENTRLIGRQIAVLAMFLMSQNNGGPSLGERFYIVGFSLGAHVAGYAGSYLKEHRVTLGRITGLDPAGPHFNKAKKEYRLDKNDATFVDVIHTDAGFAGTTLNMGDADFYPNGGHKQPGCPFVNIQDLGDTLACDHMRAPDYYIATVKGPCHWIAYPCDSYKNFQNGKCLQCQPDGCSRMGYYADPSKSGKFYLNTNKKKPFCDKRP; encoded by the exons GGTTTTTTCAACGTTCAGTCTGTTACACCAAGTATGGTTGTTTCAAGAACACTGCAGATCCTTGGCGGTTGCCACAGAGCCCGTCTAAGATAAATACAGCGTTTTACCTGTTCACAAGGCAAAACCGGGAAATCCCTCAAACTATTGacgatgaaaacaaaaataagctgGCCGCTTCTAATTACAACATCCTGCGCCATGAAACAATTTTCGTTGTTCATGGGTTTAAag AGAGTGTCGCCGCCAGTCCATGGATGAAGCCAATGAAGGACGCGTTACTAGATGCGGTAGACTGCAATGTGATTTTGGTTGACTGGTCTAAGGGTGCAGCTACATTTTATTTCCAAGCGGCGGAAAACACTCGGCTCATTGGTAGACAGATTGCTGTTCTTGCAATGTTCCTGATGTCCCAGAACAATGGTGGTCCCAGTTTGGGAGAGCGTTTCTATATCGTGGGCTTTAGCCTTGGGGCGCATGTTGCTGGATATGCTGGGAGTTATTTGAAAGAGCATCGTGTTACACTTGGTCGAATAACTG GTTTAGATCCCGCTGGCCCGCATTTTAACAAGGCGAAGAAAGAGTATCGCCTGGACAAAAATGATGCGACATTTGTGGACGTCATACACACTGATGCGGGGTTTGCTGGCACCACTTTGAACATGGGTGACGCCGATTTTTACCCGAATGGTGGTCATAAACAGCCTGGCTGTCCATTCGTCAATATTCAAG ATCTTGGGGATACTTTAGCGTGTGACCACATGAGAGCTCCTGATTACTACATTGCCACTGTGAAAGGACCATGCCACTGGATAGCGTATCCATGCGACAGTTACAAAAACTTTCAGAATGGGAAGTGTTTGCAGTGTCAACCAGACGGATGCTCGCGTATGGGATACTATGCAGATCCGAGTAAAAGTGGGAAATTCTACTtaaacacaaacaaaaagaaacctTTTTGCG ataaaAGGCCATAG